The Gossypium arboreum isolate Shixiya-1 chromosome 2, ASM2569848v2, whole genome shotgun sequence region ACAGCacgaatattttttttttaaaaaggcaaTTTTTTTGAGTGAAGAAATTGGTTCCGAAGTCGACAAAATGTTAACTGTTCTTATGCAATGCATGTGAACTCTGAGGCCTATTTTATTCTTTGAAAAATGGTGTCTAATTACTTCTTTGTtctacaaattaaaaaaaataacgatgaaatcaaatacaatttaatataattagattcatgactatttttttattaatattaaatttaagatTTGAATCTACGTTATTTTATTGAGATTTTAATATGTCTTATCAGTACACAGGATACAActctaaatatataatacttatATATGTAGTAAATATTTATCTTTCCTAAATTATTGCCCTAATCTTGGGAGGATTTATTGAAAAGATTCAAAATTTATTTCCACCACACATTCATGTTTCCTGAAGTCCACTTTAAACTATTTCTTCCTTAAGCTATATTCCCTATATAAACCCTAAACCATCAGCATtgtacaaaaaaagaaagaaggaaaaaaaaaaaaaacaaaacaaaagcattaaaacataGAGTGAAGATGTGGTTCACCAAACTTTCCTCAGCTATATGCTTCATGACCCTATGTTTATCTCACTTGTCAGAAGCTCAAAATTCTCCTCAAGACTTTGTGAATGCTCATAACGTGATCCGTGCTGCGGTTGGAGTTGGCCCTCTTGTTTGGAACCGAACTGTGGCTTCTTATGCTCAAAAGTACGCCGATAAAAGGATGAAGGACTGCGAGATGGAGCATTCGTATGGACCTTATGGTGAAAACCTTGCTGAAGGCTATGGCAACTTGGATGGTGTTGATGCTGTCAAAATGTGGGCTAGTGAAAAGCCTGATTATGATCACAGTTCCAACAGCTGCGTTAGTGGTGGTGATGATTGCTTGCACTATACTCAAATTGTTTGGAGCAAGTCGGTTCATCTTGGGTGCGGTAGAGCTAAGTGTGCCAATGGTTGGGTTTTTGTCATTTGCAGCTATGATCCAGTTGGAAATGTTGAGGGTGAACGCCCTTATTAACCACCATTGTTCTGCTTCTTTCCCTCCTTTAATCTATGCTGTGTTTAATTTCCTTAAAAGTTATAGAGAAAAAGGAATTATATATGAATGTCATAACTGTTGTCTTATACAGACTATAATTCATGTGAACTTTTATATCTTTGTTTAATgatctctctctctttctctctctatatatatacatctatatatatatatttcaacttTTTTCTTTCTACTTTACCTTTTAAACTCCTAACATAATTGAGCGATGTTTTCAACAAAAATCCAAACATAAAAATTTTGAACACTCAACAACTAAGTGTTTTATATCCGATCAGCAGTTTAATACAAGTAAGAAATTGGGTCATAAGAGAATTTTTGAAATGAAACCACGAGAATTCAAATGATATTAGCTATTAGGTCAAAATAAATAGTTCTAAATCTTAGATTTTATATGTATCTTTAACATTTGAGATACAATGAGTGTGCTTTTATACACATTTCTGATAACAATGGAATAGCTAATTAATAGCTAACTTTAAAAGGAACAACATTCAGCCTATGGCGAAATCGAGAAAAGGCACCAATGGTTAGTGGCTTTGTTAGCACATCAACCACTTGATCATTCCTAGGTACATGATTTACCTAAGGCTTCCCACTTAATACCTTATCTCGAACAAAATATAAATCAAGCTCCACATGCTTGACCCGGGCATGCATTACGGATTTGCAGCTAGTGAGATGGTGCTCGAGTTATCACACCAAATAATTAGAACACGCTGTAATGGTACCCCTATTTCATTAAGTAATGATTGAAACCATGTAACCTCTGCAAGGACATTTGCCAACCCCTTTATCTTTTTGATGACCAGCCAACCAAGTTGTTACCAAGATAGACATAAAACCTAAACGTTGACTTTTGATCTTCAAGAGAACTCGCCCAATCAGCCTCAGAGAACCCTATCAAAGTGACCATTGAAGGTTGAAATACCAATCCATGATGCAGTGTCCCTCGTATATACCTTAGAATTCATTTTACTATTGTCCAGTGCACATCATGTGGCAAGTGCATGTATTGACTCACTTTATTAACAACAAAAGAAATGTCTGGGCTCGTCAAACATAAGTATTGAAACCCTCCAACTATCTGTCGATATTGGGTGCCAAAGAGGTGAACCAACTAGAGAACATAATGTAGGTGAGCTTACCATAGGCGTGGCCACTGGCTTTGCTTGTCCTATTGTTGCATTGTTTAATAGATCACGTGCATACTTGGGCTGAGAAATATGCACATTATCACCGTGTTGTGTTACTTCTAGACTGAGAAAATAACTAAGATCTCCTAGGTCCTTTAGTGAAAATTGATTATGCAAAAATTGAATGACTACTTCGATGTATATGTTGGAATCTCTTGTGAGAATGATATCGTCTATATATACGAGTAAAAACATATTGTTACTAGAaggtttttttcttaaaaaaaagtgGAATCTGCTTTGGATGACTGGAAATGTAACTATTGAATTAAGAAGTTATAGAACTTCTGGAACCAAGCTCTAGGAGCTTGTTTAAAGCCATAAAGTGCCTTCTTGAGTTTGCAAGCCATTAAATTACCCTTTTCATCAATAGTTTCGAACCCAAGAGGCTGTTTCATATAAATTTCTTCAGTGGGATCCCCGTTCAAGAAGGAATTATTGTCATCCATTTGTTAGAGCCGCCATTTGTTGGATATAT contains the following coding sequences:
- the LOC108466750 gene encoding basic form of pathogenesis-related protein 1-like, encoding MWFTKLSSAICFMTLCLSHLSEAQNSPQDFVNAHNVIRAAVGVGPLVWNRTVASYAQKYADKRMKDCEMEHSYGPYGENLAEGYGNLDGVDAVKMWASEKPDYDHSSNSCVSGGDDCLHYTQIVWSKSVHLGCGRAKCANGWVFVICSYDPVGNVEGERPY